A window of Numenius arquata chromosome 6, bNumArq3.hap1.1, whole genome shotgun sequence contains these coding sequences:
- the AIP gene encoding AH receptor-interacting protein isoform X3 yields MAQQVEQLRADGVHKEVLREGTGPLPDFRDGTKATFHYRTLRCGDEETPLDDSRARGKPMELIAGKKFKLPVWEAALRTMRPGERARFRCDAKHVVLYPLVSKSLRNIAAGKDPLEGQRHCCSIAQLHEHYSLGYPDLDELQKNPQPLIFDIEVLKVEAPGSYQQDPWAMTDEEKLQAVPLIHKEGNELYRQGKVQEAAAKYYDAIACLKNLQMKEQPGSPDWIELDQKITPLLLNYCQCKLQCEEYYEVLDHCSSILNK; encoded by the exons ATGGCGCAGCAGGTCGAGCAGCTGCGGGCGGACGGCGTGCACAAGGAGGTGCTGCGGGAGGGCACCGGGCCGCTGCCCGACTTCCGCGACGGTACCAAG GCCACCTTCCACTACCGGACGCTgcggtgcggggatgaggagacGCCTCTGGACGACAGCCGGGCGCGGGGGAAGCCCATGGAGCTGATCGCCGGCAAGAAGTTCAAGCTGCCGGTGTGGGAGGCGGCGCTGCGAACCATGAGGCCGGGGGAGCGGGCCCGTTTCCGCTGCGACGCCAAG CACGTGGTGCTCTACCCGCTGGTGTCCAAGAGCCTGCGCAACATCGCGGCGGGGAAGGACCCGCTGGAGGGGCAGCGGCACTGCTGCAGCATCGCCCAGCTGCACGAGCACTACTCCCTGGGCTATCCCGACCTCGACGAGCTCCAGAAGAACCCCCAGCCCCTCATCTTCGACATCGAAGTGCTCAAG GTGGAGGCACCTGGCTCCTACCAGCAGGACCCGTGGGCCATGACGGATGAGGAGAAGCTGCAGGCCGTACCCCTGATCCACAAGGAAGGCAACGAGCTATACCGGCAGGGCAAGGTGCAGGAGGCAGCTGCCAAGTACTACGATGCCATCGCCTGTCTCAAGAACCTGCAGATGAAG GAGCAGCCCGGTTCTCCGGACTGGATCGAGCTGGACCAGAAGATCACACCTCTGCTGTTGAATTACTGCCAATGCAAGCTGCAGTGCGAGGAGTACTACGAGGTGCTGGATCACTGCTCCTCCATCCTCAACAA ATAA
- the LOC141465312 gene encoding scavenger receptor cysteine-rich type 1 protein M130-like, translating to MVPIGVLGLLLCVRLCGGTGELRLVGGGGRCAGRVEVKHNGEWGSVCVYDFDWEATWATVVCRQLGCGSVARASVFAPFGEATGRIWLQPFFCRGTEKKLEECPHFGWGQHLCGHRWDVGVTCRDAMELRLAAGEGPCAGRVEVKLQGRWGTVGDDSWDMEDAEVVCQQLGCGSAAGAYNAGDRFGRGDGPVSVGLIDCKGTETTLWDCEIRGWGPYIMLHDYDVSVVCQGFARLVGGPGACAGRLEVRRGQAWVGVCQDDVDMKVAQVVCRALGCGEALAVPGSGRFEAGTGPLWEGGFNCTGTEPLLASCARRPARGQVCSGHATIICSPYTGFRLAGNGSGCTGRVEVEAGGTWGSLCATGWDLPDAHVLCHHLGCGPSAATVPPGGSFGGGDGPLRPDAFGCDGSERHPGECPTVVLGEAPCPPGHAAAVNCSGVAEPLRLVEGESRCDGRLEVATSPGAWASVPARLWDAQGATVVCRQLGCGVPEKVYTVPGSGTAALLGLRCDGTEENLAQCNISGPATTPTEEVAIICSGSRRVRLAGGSGHCSGRVEVYVEGTWSTVCQENWDLPDATVVCRQLGCGTALEALGSDGFGPGTGPPWPDAGGCAGREASLWDCPSLARHGCRRGGGASAICSEHRSLRLVGGRGRCSGHLEVFYNGTWGRVCARGTSPDTASAVCEQLGCGARGSLVAAPSPSPSPAWLAWVGCEKGTRSLWRCPSAPWHLQACSPDGDAHVACDGDSGTPTPSPGSSCPEGATCTDVPSSTTVAATSGPVPVPVPTVLCVVLGTLLCLVLGALAVQMCRARARCRGPGRGTDAVSDAIYEELDYTVTPEYQEVPSRPGSPLEGSGTKLPYYTGDSEEENDPKTASDSPAQPEHGPPNGYDDAAAVLEEPPAAGTGDISEGVARRSWSCVPPTGGSSPPPSPQGATRDPPAEPPGDTNYDDVGISTLGTSL from the exons ATGGTGCCCATCGGGGTGTTGGGGCTGCTCTTGTGTGTGCGGCTCTGCGGGG GCACGGGGGAGCTGCGGCtggtggggggcggcgggcgctgcgCCGGGCGGGTGGAGGTGAAGCACAACGGTGAGTGGGGCTCCGTCTGCGTCTACGACTTCGACTGGGAGGCCACCTGGGCCACCGTGGTGTGCCGGCAACTGGGCTGCGGCTCGGTGGCCAGGGCGTCCGTCTTCGCCCCGTTCGGGGAGGCCACCGGCCGGATCTGGCTCCAGCCCTTCTTCTGCCGGGGCACCGAGAAGAAGCTGGAGGAGTGTCCCCACTTCGGCTGGGGTCAGCACTTGTGCGGCCACAGGTGGGACGTTGGGGTGACCtgcagag ACGCGATGGAGCTGCGGCTGGCGGCCGGCGAGGGTCCCTGTGCCGGGAGGGTGGAGGTGAAGCTGCAGGGACGCTGGGGCACGGTTGGGGATGACTCCTGGGACATGGAGGACGCCGAGGTGgtgtgccagcagctgggctgtggctcGGCCGCTGGCGCATACAACGCTGGCGACCGCTTCGGCCGAGGGGACGGCCCCGTCAGCGTGGGACTGATTGACTGCAAGGGGACCGAGACCACCCTCTGGGACTGCGAGATCCGCGGCTGGGGACCCTACATCATGCTTCACGACTACGACGTCTCCGTCGTCTGCCAAG GGTTTGCCCGGCTGGTCGGTGGCCCCGGTGCCTGCGCCGGGCGGCTGGAGGTGCGGCGTGGCCAAGCCTGGGTGGGCGTTTGCCAGGACGACGTGGACATGAAGGTGGCCCAGGTGGTCTGCCGGGCGCTGGGCTGCGGCGAGGCGCTGGCCGTCCCCGGCAGCGGCCGCTTTGAGGCTGGAACGGGGCCATTATGGGAGGGGGGGTTCAACTGCACCGGCACCGAGCCCCTCCTCGCCTCCTGCGCCCGCCGGCCGGCCCGTGGCCAGGTCTGCTCCGGCCACGCCACCATCATCTGCTCCC CCTACACGGGTTTCCGTCTGGCGGGCAACGGCTCGGGCTGCAccgggagggtggaggtggaggccggggggacgtgggggtcccTCTGCGCCACCGGTTGGGACCTGCCAGACGCCCAtgtcctctgccaccacctcGGCTGCGGCCCCTCCGCCGCCACCGTGCCACCGGGAGGCTCCttcggcggcggggacgggccgcTGCGGCCGGACGCCTTCGGCTGCGATGGGAGCGAGAGGCACCCGGGCGAGTGCCCCACAGTGGTGCTGGGGGAggccccctgcccccccggccACGCTGCCGCCGTCAACTGCTCAG GTGTCGCCGAGCCCCTGCGGCTGGTGGAGGGGGAGAGCCGGTGCGACGGGCGGCTGGAGGTTGCCACAAGCCCCGGTGCCTGGGCCAGCGTGCCGGCAAGGCTGTGGGACGCGCAGGGTGCCAccgtggtgtgccggcagctgggctgcggcgTGCCGGAGAAGGTCTACACTGTGCCAGGCTCGGGCACTGCGGCGCTGCTGGGGCTGCGGTGTGACGGCACCGAGGAGAACCTGGCCCAGTGCAACATCTCGGGGCCAGCCACAACCCCGACCGaggag gtggcCATCATCTGCTCAG GCAGCCGGCGGGTGAGACTGGCCGGTGGCTCCGGGCACTGCTCCGGGAGGGTGGAGGTCTACGTTGAGGGCACCTGGTCCACCGTCTGCCAGGAAAACTGGGACCTCCCGGATGCCACCGTCGTCTGCCGCCAGCTGGGCTGCGGAACGGCGCTGGAGGCACTCGGCTCCGATGGCTTCGGTCCTGGCACGGGGCCACCATGGCCGGATGCCGGTGGCTGTGCCGGGAGAGAGGCGTCTCTCTGGGATTGCCCGTCTCTGGCACGGCACGGCTGCCGGCGCGGTGGCGGGGCGAGTGCCATCTGCTCAG AGCATCGCTCCCTGCggctggtgggtggcagaggccgCTGCAGCGGGCACCTGGAGGTGTTCTACAATGGGACGTGGGGCCGCGTGTGTGCCAGGGGCACCAGCCCCGACACGGCCAGCGCCGTCTGTGAGCAGCTGGGCTGCGGTGCCAGGGGGAGTCTGGTGGCCGCCCCATCCCCGTCGCCGTCCCCCGCCTGGCTGGCCTGGGTGGGCTGCGAGAAGGGGACCCGCTCGCTCTGGCGCTGCCCCTCGGCACCCTGGCACCTGCAGGCTTGCAGCCCCGATGGGGACGCCCACGTTGCTTGTGATGGGGACAGCGGGACGCCCACCccgtccccagggagcagctgcccGGAGGGTGCCACTTGCACAG atgtccccagcagcaccacgGTGGCGGCAACATCggggccggtgccggtgccggtgcccacGGTCCTTTGCGTGGTCCTGGGGACCCTGCTGTGCCTGGTCCTGGGCGCCCTGGCCGTGCAGATGTGCCGTGCCCGCGCTCGGTGCCGAG GCCCTGGCAGAGGCACAGACGCCGTCTCTGATGCCATCTACGAGGAGCTGGACTACACCGTGACACCCGAGTACCAGGAGGTGCCCAGTCGCCCAG GCTCCCCATTGGAGGGGTCGGGGACGAAGCTGCCGTATTACACCggggacagcgaggaggagaACGACCCCAAGACAGCCTCAG actcccctgcccagcccgagCACGGCCCCCCCAACGGCTACGATGATGCTGCGGCCGTGCTGGAAGAGCCCCCCGCTGCCGGCACTGGGGACATCTCCGAGGGGGTGGcacggaggagctggagctgtgtcccACCCACAG GTGGGAGCTCACCCCCGCCAAGTCCCCAAGGAGCCACAAGGGAccccccggcagagcccccgGGGGACACCAACTATGACGACGTGGGCatcagcaccctggggacatcgCTGTGA
- the AIP gene encoding AH receptor-interacting protein isoform X1: MAQQVEQLRADGVHKEVLREGTGPLPDFRDGTKATFHYRTLRCGDEETPLDDSRARGKPMELIAGKKFKLPVWEAALRTMRPGERARFRCDAKHVVLYPLVSKSLRNIAAGKDPLEGQRHCCSIAQLHEHYSLGYPDLDELQKNPQPLIFDIEVLKVEAPGSYQQDPWAMTDEEKLQAVPLIHKEGNELYRQGKVQEAAAKYYDAIACLKNLQMKEQPGSPDWIELDQKITPLLLNYCQCKLQCEEYYEVLDHCSSILNKYEDNVKAYFKRGKAHAAVWNVAEAQADFAKVLALDPSLRPVVSKELRSLETRLREKDAEDKIRFKGIFSQ; encoded by the exons ATGGCGCAGCAGGTCGAGCAGCTGCGGGCGGACGGCGTGCACAAGGAGGTGCTGCGGGAGGGCACCGGGCCGCTGCCCGACTTCCGCGACGGTACCAAG GCCACCTTCCACTACCGGACGCTgcggtgcggggatgaggagacGCCTCTGGACGACAGCCGGGCGCGGGGGAAGCCCATGGAGCTGATCGCCGGCAAGAAGTTCAAGCTGCCGGTGTGGGAGGCGGCGCTGCGAACCATGAGGCCGGGGGAGCGGGCCCGTTTCCGCTGCGACGCCAAG CACGTGGTGCTCTACCCGCTGGTGTCCAAGAGCCTGCGCAACATCGCGGCGGGGAAGGACCCGCTGGAGGGGCAGCGGCACTGCTGCAGCATCGCCCAGCTGCACGAGCACTACTCCCTGGGCTATCCCGACCTCGACGAGCTCCAGAAGAACCCCCAGCCCCTCATCTTCGACATCGAAGTGCTCAAG GTGGAGGCACCTGGCTCCTACCAGCAGGACCCGTGGGCCATGACGGATGAGGAGAAGCTGCAGGCCGTACCCCTGATCCACAAGGAAGGCAACGAGCTATACCGGCAGGGCAAGGTGCAGGAGGCAGCTGCCAAGTACTACGATGCCATCGCCTGTCTCAAGAACCTGCAGATGAAG GAGCAGCCCGGTTCTCCGGACTGGATCGAGCTGGACCAGAAGATCACACCTCTGCTGTTGAATTACTGCCAATGCAAGCTGCAGTGCGAGGAGTACTACGAGGTGCTGGATCACTGCTCCTCCATCCTCAACAAGTACGAGG ATAACGTCAAAGCCTACTTCAAGCGGGGGAAGGCCCACGCGGCGGTGTGGAACGTGGCGGAGGCGCAGGCTGACTTTGCCAAAGTGCTGGCCCTCGACCCCTCGCTGCGTCCCGTCGTCTCCAAGGAGCTGCGGAGCCTGGAAACCCGCCTGCGGGAGAAGGACGCCGAGGACA
- the AIP gene encoding AH receptor-interacting protein isoform X2: MAQQVEQLRADGVHKEVLREGTGPLPDFRDGTKATFHYRTLRCGDEETPLDDSRARGKPMELIAGKKFKLPVWEAALRTMRPGERARFRCDAKHVVLYPLVSKSLRNIAAGKDPLEGQRHCCSIAQLHEHYSLGYPDLDELQKNPQPLIFDIEVLKDPWAMTDEEKLQAVPLIHKEGNELYRQGKVQEAAAKYYDAIACLKNLQMKEQPGSPDWIELDQKITPLLLNYCQCKLQCEEYYEVLDHCSSILNKYEDNVKAYFKRGKAHAAVWNVAEAQADFAKVLALDPSLRPVVSKELRSLETRLREKDAEDKIRFKGIFSQ, encoded by the exons ATGGCGCAGCAGGTCGAGCAGCTGCGGGCGGACGGCGTGCACAAGGAGGTGCTGCGGGAGGGCACCGGGCCGCTGCCCGACTTCCGCGACGGTACCAAG GCCACCTTCCACTACCGGACGCTgcggtgcggggatgaggagacGCCTCTGGACGACAGCCGGGCGCGGGGGAAGCCCATGGAGCTGATCGCCGGCAAGAAGTTCAAGCTGCCGGTGTGGGAGGCGGCGCTGCGAACCATGAGGCCGGGGGAGCGGGCCCGTTTCCGCTGCGACGCCAAG CACGTGGTGCTCTACCCGCTGGTGTCCAAGAGCCTGCGCAACATCGCGGCGGGGAAGGACCCGCTGGAGGGGCAGCGGCACTGCTGCAGCATCGCCCAGCTGCACGAGCACTACTCCCTGGGCTATCCCGACCTCGACGAGCTCCAGAAGAACCCCCAGCCCCTCATCTTCGACATCGAAGTGCTCAAG GACCCGTGGGCCATGACGGATGAGGAGAAGCTGCAGGCCGTACCCCTGATCCACAAGGAAGGCAACGAGCTATACCGGCAGGGCAAGGTGCAGGAGGCAGCTGCCAAGTACTACGATGCCATCGCCTGTCTCAAGAACCTGCAGATGAAG GAGCAGCCCGGTTCTCCGGACTGGATCGAGCTGGACCAGAAGATCACACCTCTGCTGTTGAATTACTGCCAATGCAAGCTGCAGTGCGAGGAGTACTACGAGGTGCTGGATCACTGCTCCTCCATCCTCAACAAGTACGAGG ATAACGTCAAAGCCTACTTCAAGCGGGGGAAGGCCCACGCGGCGGTGTGGAACGTGGCGGAGGCGCAGGCTGACTTTGCCAAAGTGCTGGCCCTCGACCCCTCGCTGCGTCCCGTCGTCTCCAAGGAGCTGCGGAGCCTGGAAACCCGCCTGCGGGAGAAGGACGCCGAGGACA